From the Pseudomonas syringae KCTC 12500 genome, the window TCTGGGATCTGGACAGTGGCGCATTGAAACTGGATGCGCCGTTGCCGGACTGTGCGGGAGTGGGGGCTGTAGCCGACGGCTTTGTCGTGACCTCAGGCCAGGGACGCTGCCGCTTCTATGACTGTCGCAAAGCGCAACTGCTGGCCCAGCCATTGGACCTGCCAGCCGGGTTGTGGGACAACCATCTTCATCTGGCTCAGGTGGGTTAGGTAAGAGAGCCCAGGGCTTCAGTTTTTGATCCCGGTACCCTGCGCCAGGCTGTACATGAACAGCAACAGGTCGTGGTCCGGCTGCACGTTCACAAGATTCTTCGCCACACGTGGCAATGGGCAGTGGCCCTCGCCGTGCTGCGTGGTGAGGATGCGGGTAGACGGTTGTTCAAGCGCCGCCACGGCGACCGTGGCAACTGCCAGTGCACCGAAGATAAACAGACCTCTTGCCATTTCTAGCTTCATGACTCTAAACCTTTGATAGAGCTGCCAAACGCTGCCTGGTAAAAGTAGATCAACTTCTGCCAGTCTGCAGCGCTGAATGACGAATGGCGTCGTAGCTGCTTCATATCGTGCTGGGCTGCGCCTTGAGCGGTAAGGCGGCGACGGCCCTTCTCGAGATCGAGCAAGGCGACCTCGACGTTGGCGTCCGCCCCTTCTCCTGTCACGCGCACGAAAATGTGCTTGATGTACAGACAGCTGTGCTGCCAGCGGCCCAGGTGCATGCGGGCCAGAGTGGCTGCCACTTCCTTGAGCACACGCTCATAGAACAGCTCGCCATGGCGCTCGCGCCCTCCGGCAGCCTGCCACTTTTCAATTTCCTCGAAGCCTTCCAGCGCTACGGTGACCAACAATGCCCGCCAGGCGTTGTCCTCACCCCGCTCGGCACCACAAAACACCACTTCGGGGACGACGACGCCAAGCTTGCGTAGACCTTCAAGCGCCTCGCGCTCGCGCAGTACGGTGGGTCGGCCCAGCGGGTGCAGCAGGCTGCGGTAGATGTGACCTGTCTGGCGTTTGGCATAAAGGGTCTGCCCATCGTCCATGATCAACCGCTGCACACCACTCTCTCCGCCGCGACGCACATTGGGTTCTTCAACCCATTCGCCACGCTGGCTCCAGAACTGATCGAACTCGTTCTGGATCGGGTTCACAACTGGTTCTTTCACGGACTGCAAACCCATCTTTTTACCTTTTACGTAGGACATAGACTCGCCACATGGCGTACATGGGCAGGAAATCCATTCGGTTCTGAATGCGAAATCCTGCCTGCTCAAATTCGGTTTCTGCGGTAACAACAGGTAACACAAAACGATTCTGGTAACTTTCCCGCCCGTTTTTTTGCTGGCGCTTGTTCTCGAGGCGCGCACGCTTCCATGCCTTGAAATTGCCATCCACCCAGAGGGAGACGATCACGCTGTCACGGGTTACGCGTTGAAACTCGCGCAATAGAGCCATCCGGTCGCTGGACTGACCGACGTGGTGCAACAAGCGCATGCAGAAGATGCTGTCTACTGCGTTATCAGGCAGGTCGATGGCAAAGGCAGATGTCTGCAAAGGTTGTACCCTTTTTACAACGTCTGCCGGCTGCGAGGCACAGGCGGTACTGAGCATGTCTGCAGAGTTATCGGCACCGATGATCGAGCGGTTCGGCTTCTCGGCCAATAGCGGCCAGAAGCGTCCAGCACCACAAGGCAGGTCCAGCACCAGGCCTGGGTCCCCGGCCATGTGCAGCGCCTTTCTCGCCAGCTGTTCATCGCGGTGATGCGACAGCTTGCGCCAGATACCGTCCTGATGCTTTTCGAGGTACTGGCGGGCGTGTGTCTTGTCGTACTTTCGGGAAAACTCGAGTTCGATGCGATCGCTCATGAGAGCAGCTCCTGATGTTGATGGGCGCCAAATTAAAGGCACGGCCGTCACCGTCAGGTCATCTGAATGTGAAAAAAATGTTACCTTTTAACGTCAGGTGTTTCGAGATTTTACAGAGAGTTAGAGGCCGTGTGTGGCCAATCGACGAAGTGCAGTCGATTGGCCGCTACCCAATAAGGCCGGTCTACTCGAGAGAAAGGTCAGGGTTTGATCACGTTGAGCGTCACCTTGAACCGGCAACCATGGGGTTCCATTGGGGTGAGATCCACGCTCCATCCCTGATTGGTACAAATGCGCTGCACCAGTGACAGCCCGAGGCCCAGCCCCTCTCCGCGCTGCTCGTTGCCGCGTACGAAAGGCTCGAACATTGCCTCGCGCTTCTCCTCGGGAATGCCCACACCACTGTCTTCCACGGTGAAGCTTTCGGCGTGCAGGGTCAGCGCGATGAATCCGTGATCGGTGTAATGCAGCGCGTTGCGCAGCAAGTTGCCCATCACGGCATGCAGGAAGGTCGCGTTGTAACGAATATCGGACAGCTGGTCATCGGCAGGTGGCGTATAGGTCAACTGCAGCCCCTTGCTCTCTATCGGGTCACGCCACTGGGAGATCAATTGCTCGGCCACCCCGACCAGCGTGGCCTTGGGCGTCATGGCCGGGTCTTCGCGCTGGGTGCGAGCGAGCATCAGGAAGGTTTGCACCAGATCGCGCATTTCTTCGCAGGCACGGCCGATACGCTCGACCTGACGGCGGCCGCGCAAATCGAGCGCAGGGTTTTCCAGCAGTAGCTCACAAGAGCTGGCCAGCACCATCAATGGCGTACGCAGTTCATGGCTCACGTCGCTGGTGAACATGCGCTCACGAATCAGCGCCTGCCGCAAGCGACCCAATGTTGCATCGAAGGCCACCGCCAACTCGCCGACTTCGTCAGCGGCATAGTCGGGCGCCAATGGCGGAGCCAGTCCAAGCAGCTGGTCACGGTGGCGAACCTGCCGGGCCAGACGCACTACAGGCGCCATGACCCGGCGCGCCAGCACCCAGCCCAGAAACACCGCCAGTGCCAAGGCCAGAACGAAACCGACCAGCACGACGGCGAACAGCACCCGCTCACGCTCTTCAAAATCGCTCTGATCCTGCAACAGGGCGTAATGCCGGCCATCCACCACCTCGATCATGGCGTGGTAGGACAACGGCCCACGGAACACCTCATGGAAACCTGGCTCAAGGTGACGAATATCCTTGGGCAGGTCGAAGTCGCCCGGACCATTGGTGAAATAGAACAACTGGTCGGGCTTGGGCCGGTGGCTCCAGTCGCTGACACTGTCCATCAGCATCAGACGGTTGAGGTCACCACCGAGGCCGGCGGAAATCAGCTTTTCTTCGACCAGGTGGACGGTGGAGATGATTCCGATGGCGAACGACCCGGCGACCAGTGCACTCATCAATGCAAAAGCAATGATGATCCGTTGCGCAAGACTCTGTTTAAACTCCATCCCGGCCCTCGGCCAAGCGATAGCCCACGCCATGCACGGTCTGCAACAGCGGTTTGCCAAACGGTTTGTCGATCACCTGACGCAACTGGTGCACATGGCTGCGCAGACTGTCGCTGTCCGGGCAGTCATCGCCCCACAGCGCTTCTTCGAGAATCTCGCGACGCAGCACGTGCGGGCTTTTCTGCATCAGTACGGCGAGCAGCTTGAGGCCGACCGGGTTGAGCTTGAGCATGCGCCCCTCACGCGTGACCTCGAGGGTGTCGAGGTCATAGACCAGATCAGCCACCTGCAAGGTACGCCGCCCGCCGCCTTGGGCACGACGCAATACCGCTTCGATCCGCGCGGCCAGCTCAGACAGGGCAAACGGCTTGAGCAGGTAGTCGTCAGCACCGGAGCGGAAGCCCTGCAGTCGGTCGTCCAGTTGATCGCGGGCGGTGAGCATGATGACCGGCGTGTCCCGCCGGGCATCTTCGCGCAGGCGCTTGCACAAGGTGTAGCCGTCAATACCGGGCAGCATGATGTCGAGAACGATCAGGTCGTAGTGCTCGGTGGCTGCCAGATGCAGTCCTGAGAGGCCATCCTGGGCGCAATCGACGGTATAGCCTTTCATGCCCAGGTAATCGGCCATGTTCGCCAGGATGTCGCGGTTGTCTTCAACCAGAAGAATTCGCATAAAACACTCTCGTATGCAGTTTGGGCTGGCGCAGCTTAAGACGAAGTGGGCGTGAGGGCCAGCGCCGAAATGGCATGACGTTTTTTTCACCTATGATTCATAAGGCTCATGACACACTTTGAGACGAACCGTCGCACACAATAATCGCGGCATGCCCTTCAAAGATCTGGATTCGATATGTCGAAAACCGTCGCCCCACCCTACTCCCGTTCGATCAACCCGTGGATTTACCTGGGTATCCCTGTCGCCGTAGCGCTGATCCTCATGCTGCTTGAACTGACGTCACTGGACATGGACATCGCCAAGCTGGCCTTCGATCCGGTCAGCGGACAGTTCATCGGCAGGCACAGTTATTTTCTCGAAGACGTTCTCCACGACCGCGCCAAACAGCTGGTCATGGTGTTCGGCGCGGTGGCGATGATCGGCTTTGCGGCTTCCTTCAAAGTACAGCGCCTGATCCCGTGGCGCAGGGAGTTGGGTTGCCTGGTGCTGTCCATGGCGCTTTCAACCGCCTTCGTTACCCCGGTGAAAGTGGTGACGTCAGTGCAGTGCCCCTGGAGCCTGAAAGAATTCGGTGGTCAGGAAACCTACAGCGAACTGTTGAGCCCACGCCCTGCGACCGATAAACCGGGACGCTGCTGGCCGGGCGGTCATGCGGCGACCGGCTTTACCCTGTTCTCGCTGTTCTTCGCTTTTCGCGACCGTCGTCCACGGATGGCAAAAATGGGCCTGGCTCTGGCGTTCGGCCTTGGAACGGTGTTCTCTGTCGGGCGGATGCTGCAAGGTGCGCACTTCTTTTCCCATAACATCTGGACCGCAGTGTTCTGCTGGCTGATCTGTCTGGGGGTTTATTACTTCGTGCTTTACCGCCCCGAACCCAAGGGTCTCGATAACAGCAAAGTACAACCGACGCATTGATTGATCGGACACAAAGACCATAAAAAAACCCCGCACAAGGCGGGGTTTTTTATGGGTGTAACGCTGGGGGTAAAGCTGGCTTACATCATGCCGCCCATACCACCCATGCCGCCCATGTCCGGCATGCCGCCGCCTGCTGGCTTGTCGTCAGGCACGTCAGCGATCATCGCTTCGGTGGTGATCATCAAGCTGGCGATGGAGGACGCCGCCTGCAGAGCAGAGCGAGTCACTTTGGCCGGGTCAAGGATACCCATTTCGATCATGTCGCCGTATTCGCCGGAAGCAGCGTTGTAACCGTAGTTACCCGAACCCTGCTTGACCTTGTCGACAACAACGCTTGGCTCGTCACCGGAGTTGGCAACGATCTGGCGCAGCGGCGCTTCGACTGCACGACGCAGCAGAGCGATACCGACGTCCTGATCAGCGTTGTCGCCTTTCAGACCTTCGATAGCCTGCAGGGAGCGAACCAGTGCCACGCCACCGCCAGGTACCACGCCTTCTTCAACGGCTGCGCGGGTTGCGTGCAGGGCGTCTTCAACGCGGGCTTTCTTCTCTTTCATCTCGACTTCGGAACCGGCACCGACCTTGATCACTGCAACGCCGCCAGACAGCTTGGCCAGACGCTCTTGCAGTTTTTCTTTGTCGTAGTCCGAGCTGGTGTCGCCGATTTGCTGACGGATCTGGGAGATACGTGAGTCGATATCGGTTTTCACGCCAGCACCATCGATGATGGTAGTGTTTTCTTTGTTCAGGATGACGCGCTTGGCATTACCCAGGTGTTCCAGGGTAGTGGTTTCCAGGCTCAGGCCGATCTCTTCGGAGATAACGGTACCGCCAGTCAGAACAGCGATGTCCTGCAGCATGGCCTTGCGACGATCGCCGAAACCTGGAGCCTTGACGGCTGCAACTTTCACGATACCGCGCATGTTGTTGACCACCAGAGTCGCCAGCGCTTCGCCTTCAACGTCTTCGGCAACGATCAGCAGAGGACGGCCAGCCTTGGCGACTGCTTCCAGAACCGGCAGCATTTCGCGAATGTTGGAGATCTTCTTGTCGACCAGCAACAGCAGCGGGCTGTCCAGCTCGGCAACCATGGTGTCCGGCTTGTTGATGAAGTACGGGGACAGGTAACCACGGTCAAACTGCATGCCTTCTACAACAGACAGCTCGTTTTCCAGGCCAGAACCTTCTTCAACGGTGATAACGCCGTCTTTGGTCACTTTTTCCATGGCTTCGGCAATGATGTCGCCGATGGAGTGATCAGAGTTGGCCGAGATGGTGCCGACCTGGGCGATTGCCTTGGTGTCGGTGCATGGCTTGGACAGCTTCTTCAGCTCGGCAACAATGGCGATGGTCGCCTTGTCGATGCCGCGCTTGAGGTCCATCGGGTTCATGCCGGCAGCGACAGCCTTCAGGCCTTCGTTGACGATGGCCTGAGCCAGAACGGTAGCGGTAGTGGTACCGTCGCCTGCATCATCGTTAGCACGGGAAGCAACGTCTTTGACCAGCTGCGCGCCCATGTTTTCGAAACGGTCTTTAAGCTCGATTTCCTTGGCAACCGAAACACCGTCTTTGGTGATCAGCGGAGCGCCAAAGCTTTTCTCGATGATAACGTTGCGGCCTTTAGGGCCCAGGGTCGCTTTAACTGCGTCAGCCAGGACGTTTACACCGGCGAGCATTTTTTTGCGGCCAGAATCGCCGAATTTAACTTCTTTAGCAGCCATGATCATTATTCCTTGAATACTTAGTAGTAACGGAAGTCAGCGGGAGCACTCAGCCTTCGACGACAGCAAGAATCTCGTTCTCGCTCATCACCAGCAGGTCTTCGCCGTCTACTTTCACTGTGTTGCTGCCGGAATAAGGGCCGAACACAACCTTGTCACCCACTTTCACAGCCAGCGCACGTACTTCGCCGTTGTCCAGCACGCGGCCGGTACCCACAGCAACGATCTCGCCGCGGTTAGGCTTTTCAGCAGCCGAACCTGGCAGAACGATACCGCCGGCAGTTTTCGTTTCTTCTTCACTGCGACGGATGACGACGCGGTCATGCAGAGGACGAAGCTTCATTGTCGATCTCCTGATTATGTTTGTTTGATCGTCCGGTGAGTGCACCGGCCGGTTTAAATCCGGACTTGCCGGTTACGGTTCGACGCGCGAACCGCAGAATACGGTCTGGCCTTCAGGCCAGAAACCTTGCGGTGACCCATACATAAGGGCGAGCAAAGTGATTACAAGTCTTGGGTAGAAATTTTTTACACCCGAACCGGCTGGTCAAAACGAACGCGGCACCCTGAGGTGCCGCGCTGCCGGGGGGTGTGGAAGATTACTTGTCGCGATGCTCGAACTCGCCTTCGATGACGTCGGGCTCGCGGGTAGGCTGGTGAATCGCCGTCGGGCGATGACTCGACGCGCCCTGATTGGCAGGTGTCTGCAAATCATCGGCGAAGGCCCGCTGACGCATGGCCTGATCCTGGGCGCGCTGGCGGACCTTGTTGATCAGCAGACGACGGGTGATCGGCAACAGGCAGATCACACCCAGAATGTCGCTGATGAAACCGGGCAACAGCAGCAGACCGCCGCCCACGGCAACCATCAGGCCTTCGAGCATTTCCTGGGCAGGCAACTCGCCACGCGCCAGGCTTTCGCGTGCACGCAGCGCCGTCGCGAAACCGGCCACGCGCATCACGAACAAGCCGAGCATCGACGTCGCGACGACCAGCAGAAAGGTCCAGAGAAAGCCGATGGACATCCCGACACGAACCAGCAGAAACAGCTCAAGTACCGGGAATAATAGAAACAGCAGCAAAAAAACACGCATCAAATGAGTTCCTCAAGGGAAGAATGCCTTCCGAGTAGACCGTATGTGATGTCAGAAGGTCGTTAATTCAAGCTCCCTGCATCTGGCTTACCGCTAAATTATGCGCACAAGTGAGCTGAACCAGGCCTTCACAAACGTGTGTCGGTGTATTTCAGGGCCAGGCGGCCCGCCCGAGACGAACGGGTAAAAACAGCCTATAACGTGCTCTGGCTATGGCATAAGCACTCGCAACCCGCCAGTGATGCCATGGAAACGATCAACTGTGATTGGGCACGCATATGGAATTGAAAGACAAGCTGATAATCATCACCGGCGGCTGCCAGGGGCTGGGCAGAGCCATGGCCGAATACCTGGCCGGCAAAGGCGCCAACCTGGCGCTGCTGGACCTCAATCAGGAGAAACTCGATCAGGCTGTCGCCGCCTGTGAAGCACTCGGGGTCAAGGCTCGCGCCTATCTGTGCAATGTTGCCAATGAAGAACAGGTCGTCGATACGGTCAGCAAGGTCGCCGAGGATTTCGGCACCATTCATGGCCTGGTCAACAACGCTGGCATTCTGCGTGACGGCCTGCTGGTCAAGGTCAAGGATGGCGAGATGACCAAACTGAGCCTTGCGCAATGGCAGGCAGTGATCGACGTCAACCTGACCGGCGTATTCCTTTGCACCCGCGAAGTGGCGGCGAAAATGATCGAGCAGAAGAGCCAGGGCGCGATCATCAATATCTCGTCGATTTCACGTGCGGGGAATATCGGACAGACCAACTACTCGGCAGCCAAGGCCGGTGTGGCGGCTGCGACGGTTACCTGGGCAAGGGAACTGGCGCGCTACGGCATTCGAGTGGCAGGCGTGGCGCCGGGGTTCATTGAAACCGAAATGACCGGCAGCATGCGCCCCGAAGCACTGGAGAAGATGACCTCGGCGATCCCGCTCAAGCGCATGGGCAGACCGGACGAGATTGCACACTCGGTGGCTTATATTCTGGAAAACGATTATTACAGCGGACGCATCCTTGAGCTGGATGGCGCAATGCGAATCTAGTCAGCCCGTAAAAGCAGCAGGCGACGCACAGGGTGTGCGTCGCCTGCCCTTCGCTTACCAGCTTACGCCGAAGCCAGCGGTGTAGCGTGTCTTGTCGACATCGCCATTGCTCGAACCACTGATGACGTTCTTCTCGGCTTTCAGGTTAAGCGACGCCCAGTCGGTCACCTTGTAACGCAGCCCCGCTTCGACATCCAGCGAGTAGTCGGCGACGGCACTCAGCGGTTTGCCCAGCTCGCCGTTGGTGAAGAACTCGACCTTCTTGCCGATCAGGTAGCGGTTGTAATCCCAGGTGCCGGCAACGGAATAGAAGTTTTCCTTCTCGTCGTTGGAGAACTCGAAATCGGTACGGTTGAGCAGCGCACCGACCTTGAATGCACCCAGTTCGTCATCCCACAGCTGGTAACCTGGACCGGTACCGACTACGCGCTGACGAGACAGATCCTCGACCTTGTCGCGTTTGTAGCTGACGCGACCGTCCCAGAAGAATTTCTCGGTCAGGAAGCGGTCCAGCGAGTACTCGGCGCTCCAGTTGTCAGTGCCGACTACGTCGTCGGTGGTCTCGCGGTTGTAATCGCCCTTGGCGTTGTGACGCCAGTCGCCATGGCGAGCCGAGGTCTTGAAGGCGACGTTGTAATCATTGGTATCGTTTTCGGCCTGCTGGAAATCCAGCGCCGCATCGATGTTGCCTTTCCAGACAAGATCCGTGATAACCGGCTTGGGCTTGATGATCTGATGGATACTTGCCAGCTCGACAGTCTTGGGTGCATCGCCATTGGCCAGCACGACCTTGCCATCATCCGCTGCCTGCAGCGAATTGGAGACTTCGCCGCCATGCTCATCTTGCTTGACCAACAACGGCTGATCGCTTTTCAGGGTCTTGACCTGCTTCCAGTCCAGTGCGATAGCGCCACCGTATTCGGTCTGCAGCAATAATTTGCCGCCGTCGAACACCTTGATTGTGCCGGTCAGACGGTCGCCATTCTTCAACCAGACGGTATCGGCAAGCAATGGAGTGGAAACAGCGGTGATTGCAAGGCACAACAGGGTTCTGGACAACATAAGCGATAACTAGGCTCTGTAAGGCGGGAATCAGGCATTTTCCTGCGGGGAGGTGTCGGTGCGATCCATGTACCATCAAGCACGGTGGTAACTGACAGCCCGGAGAAGCAAAAGTTCAGCGAACAGCAATCAATAGCGTTTTATACAGGATTATCGCGTGGCAGACTCGGACTTGACATTACTTTACCCGGCAGGACAATCGCCGAACGAGGCGCGACGCACCGCCCTATACCTGACGATGGCGCAGATACCGGAAGGCAAAGTGGTCGCCTACGGGCAACTCGCCGAACTGGCCGGCCTGGGCCGAGCTGCACGCTGGGTGGGTCGTACGTTGAGCCAGTTGCCGGGCGGTTCTTCGCTGCCCTGGCATAGGGTTTTGGGCGCCGGAGGTCGGCTCAGTCTGCCGCCTGGCAGCGTTTCCGGTGACGAACAACGGGCACGTTTACGCGCCGAGGGCGTCACCATTGTGAATAATCGGGTTGATATGCAGCGCCATGGCTGGCGTCCCCTATAGCACAGCGGTTAGAGTGCGCCCTTTGTTTTCGTAACCTGAGGCAGATTCCAGCCCATGCCCCGTAAAACCTGGCGCGCCGCGCTCGCCGCATATGCCAGCCCGTCGACATTAGTGTTACTGCTGCTCGGATTCGCTGCGGGCATGCCTTATATGCTGGTCTTTTCGACATTGTCCGTGTGGTTGCGCGAAGCCGGTGTCGCGCGCGAGACCATCGGCTATGCGAGCCTGATCGGCCTTGCCTACGCCTTTAAATGGGTCTGGTCGCCATTGCTCGACCAATGGCGCCTGCCCCTGCTTGGCAAACTGGGACGTCGTCGGTCCTGGCTGGTGCTGTCCCAGAGCCTGGTGATTCTGGGCCTGATCGGCATGGGCTTCTGCGACCCGCAAAAGCATCTCTCGTGGCTGATCGCGATTGCCGTGGTGGTCGCCTTCTCGTCAGCCACGCAAGACATCGCCATTGACGCCTATCGCCTGGAAATTGCCCAGGACACCCAACAGGCTGCCCTGGCCGCCAGCTACATGTCCGGCTACCGGGTCGCTGCACTGCTGGCGACAGCGGGTGCACTGTATTTCGCCGAGGGCTTCGGCTCTACAGGCTTTGCCTACAAGCATTCAGCGTGGACCGGCACTTATGTGCTGTTCGGGCTGCTGATGCTGCCCGCCCTGGTCACCACACTGATCATGCGCGAGCCGCCGGTGCCGCTGCGCACCCAACTGTCGGCAGCGCGCTATGGCTTTACGCACCAGTTGGCCTCGGTGTTCGTGCTGATTGTGTTGCTGGTCTCAGTACCGGCGATGTTTACCCAGCTTTACAATACCGACTTCGCCAGTGTGCTGTTCAACGGCACCAGCTGGATGGACCTGTTGCTGGAAGACCGGGCGTTTTTACGCGCGATTCTCTACACGCTCCTGACCATCGCCTGCCTGTCCTCGATGGGTCGTCGCGGACTGGCACCGGTTCTCACCCCGATCAACGACTTCATCATGCGCTACCGCTGGCAGGCGCTGCTGTTGCTGGGCCTGATCGCGACCTACCGGATGTCGGACACGGTGATGGGGGTCATGGCCAACGTGTTCTACATCGACCAGGGCTTTACCAAGGACCAGATCGCCAGCGTCAGCAAAATCTTCGGCCTGATCATGACCCTGCTGGGCGCCGGTATCGGCGGGCTGCTGATCGTGCGCTTCGGCATCATGCCTATCCTGTTCATCGGCGGACTGGCCTCGGCTTCGACCAATATCCTGTTCCTGTTGCTGGCGGACATGGGCCCGAACGTGAAGATGCTGATCGTCACCATCTCGCTGGACAACCTCAGCTCGGGGCTGGCGACATCGGCGTTCGTCGCCTACCTGTCGAGCCTCACCAACCTGAAATTCTCTGCCACGCAATATGCCTTGCTCAGCTCCATCATGCTGCTGCTACCGCGCCTGCTGGGCGGCTATTCCGGTGTGGTGGTGGAAAAGTACGGCTACCACAACTTCTTCCTGATCACCGCGCTGCTGGGCATTCCGACGCTGGTGATGATCATCCTGCAATGGAACCGAGAGATACGCACGGCGAAGACCGAGCCGCCTCAAGAGGCTTCCGTTATCGACAAGCCCTGATCTCTGGCTACCTCATCAAGGAACAACATTGGACACCGAAAACAAAGCACGCGCTTTCAACCCCGTTCCCCTGATCCTTATCAGCCTGGGGATCTGGCTGCCGATCATCGGCACCCTGCTGAGCTCCTACCTGTCACAGGATCCCGCGACCCCTTCCGGGCCAATGGCCTTCGGTGGCGCGGTGGTTCTGCTCGCGCAGGTGGAGATCTTCGCCATCATCTTTCTGCTGGTTTATGCGTTCGCCGTAAAACCGTGGAGACTCTCCACAACCCTACGCACGGTGTTCTCGATCAATGCAGTCGCCGCCGTCGTCGCGGCAATCGGCATTATCGTTACGCTGGCCAATATAAGCCTGCAGTAATCGCCGACTAAAAAAGCCCTGACGCTCACGCGCCAGGGCTTTTTTCATATAGCGCGCGCCCTCCCCTTACAGTCTTTCCTCCTGGCGTCTCTCATTACGCCGTAAGAAACGCACTACAGCTTCTTATGAATTGGCCGACGACACTGCTAGCCATTCTTCACTACCTCACTGCAGCATCAAGAGTAATGTCGCTCAGTAATGGCCCTTTGCAATTTAACTGTGTGCCCCCGGAAACAAGTCTATAGACTCACCCACCTCTCTATATCAACACTCTCGCCCGGAACGAGCGGCTGGTTTTATATAACGGAGCAACAATGTTAAAGGATCTAACGGCGCTGTTTGCGCCACAAAACCGTCGCCTGATCAAGCTGACGACCGTTGCCCGTGACGAACAGGAACTCCTGCTGGAACGTTTTTCCGGTACTGAAAGCCTGTCCGAGCTGTTCAGCTTCGAGTTGTCGATGATCAGCCGCGATGCCGGTCTGGAGCTCAAATCGCAGATCGGCCAGCCTGCACAACTGGCAATAGAACTGGCCACCGGCGAGTCGCGCTTCATCAATGGCTATATCAGTGCCTTCAGCCTGGAAGGCAGCGACGGCGGTCTGGCACGTTACAGCGCCACACTGAGCCCCTGGCTGTGGATGCTCTCGCGGCGCGTCGACTCGCGGATATTTCAGGAACAGACCATCGAAGCCGTTATCCGAACGGTATTTGCGGCCTATGGTGCGTTGCCCGATTTCGAGTTTCAACTCAGCCAGCCACTCAAGACGCACAGTTACATCACCCAGTACCGTGAAAGCGATCTGACCTTTGTATTGCGCTTGCTGGAACACGAAGGGCTGTTCTTCTATTTCGATCACAATCAGGAAAAGCACACGCTGATCATTCTTGATCACTCGCGCGACCTCTCGCCCCTGCCGCAACAGCCCACCATTCGTTATCACAGTGCATCCGTTACCGAGACAGCGGATTCGATTACCGAATGGCGCAGCCATCGACGCCTGCAGTCGGGGCGCATGTCCATTCAGACTTTCGATTACAAGCAGCCGCGCAATTCGCTGCCGGTTGGCATGCCGAGCCTCAATGAGCAGGGCAACGTCGATTCGTATGAAGTGTATGACGTGCTCGATCACTACAGCCACGGCACCTTCAATGACGGAGAACGCCTGGTACGTCAGCGTCTGGAGGCCATTGAAGTTCAGGGCAAGACATTCACCGGCAACAGTAACTGCCGCGCCATGTACCCCGGCCACACCTTTGAGCTGACCCAGCATTTTGATCATGACCGCGGCTCTGCTGAAGATCGCAGTTTTCTACTGATAACGGTCAAGCATGAGGGCAGCAACAATTACCTGTCGGACGAAGGCGCGGGCTACACGAACGAGTTCGTGTGCATTCGCCACAAGATTCCCTACCGTCATCCGATCACCGTCCCGCGCCCAAGCATTAACGGCCCGCTGAGCGCCATCGTGGTCGGGCCGG encodes:
- a CDS encoding phosphatase PAP2 family protein — encoded protein: MSKTVAPPYSRSINPWIYLGIPVAVALILMLLELTSLDMDIAKLAFDPVSGQFIGRHSYFLEDVLHDRAKQLVMVFGAVAMIGFAASFKVQRLIPWRRELGCLVLSMALSTAFVTPVKVVTSVQCPWSLKEFGGQETYSELLSPRPATDKPGRCWPGGHAATGFTLFSLFFAFRDRRPRMAKMGLALAFGLGTVFSVGRMLQGAHFFSHNIWTAVFCWLICLGVYYFVLYRPEPKGLDNSKVQPTH
- a CDS encoding sensor histidine kinase; amino-acid sequence: MEFKQSLAQRIIIAFALMSALVAGSFAIGIISTVHLVEEKLISAGLGGDLNRLMLMDSVSDWSHRPKPDQLFYFTNGPGDFDLPKDIRHLEPGFHEVFRGPLSYHAMIEVVDGRHYALLQDQSDFEERERVLFAVVLVGFVLALALAVFLGWVLARRVMAPVVRLARQVRHRDQLLGLAPPLAPDYAADEVGELAVAFDATLGRLRQALIRERMFTSDVSHELRTPLMVLASSCELLLENPALDLRGRRQVERIGRACEEMRDLVQTFLMLARTQREDPAMTPKATLVGVAEQLISQWRDPIESKGLQLTYTPPADDQLSDIRYNATFLHAVMGNLLRNALHYTDHGFIALTLHAESFTVEDSGVGIPEEKREAMFEPFVRGNEQRGEGLGLGLSLVQRICTNQGWSVDLTPMEPHGCRFKVTLNVIKP
- the colR gene encoding two-component system response regulator ColR; the encoded protein is MRILLVEDNRDILANMADYLGMKGYTVDCAQDGLSGLHLAATEHYDLIVLDIMLPGIDGYTLCKRLREDARRDTPVIMLTARDQLDDRLQGFRSGADDYLLKPFALSELAARIEAVLRRAQGGGRRTLQVADLVYDLDTLEVTREGRMLKLNPVGLKLLAVLMQKSPHVLRREILEEALWGDDCPDSDSLRSHVHQLRQVIDKPFGKPLLQTVHGVGYRLAEGRDGV
- a CDS encoding class I SAM-dependent methyltransferase → MSDRIELEFSRKYDKTHARQYLEKHQDGIWRKLSHHRDEQLARKALHMAGDPGLVLDLPCGAGRFWPLLAEKPNRSIIGADNSADMLSTACASQPADVVKRVQPLQTSAFAIDLPDNAVDSIFCMRLLHHVGQSSDRMALLREFQRVTRDSVIVSLWVDGNFKAWKRARLENKRQQKNGRESYQNRFVLPVVTAETEFEQAGFRIQNRMDFLPMYAMWRVYVLRKR
- a CDS encoding lipopolysaccharide kinase InaA family protein, encoding MGLQSVKEPVVNPIQNEFDQFWSQRGEWVEEPNVRRGGESGVQRLIMDDGQTLYAKRQTGHIYRSLLHPLGRPTVLREREALEGLRKLGVVVPEVVFCGAERGEDNAWRALLVTVALEGFEEIEKWQAAGGRERHGELFYERVLKEVAATLARMHLGRWQHSCLYIKHIFVRVTGEGADANVEVALLDLEKGRRRLTAQGAAQHDMKQLRRHSSFSAADWQKLIYFYQAAFGSSIKGLES